The DNA segment GGGCGCCCTGTCCGAGGGCAAGGCTGGCGGGGACGAGGAGGACCAGGGCAACAAGGGCGCGCTTCATGTGGCCCCATGCATACGCCGGGCGCGCGGGCTTTGCAAAATCGATCGTCACGGGCGTTTTGCGGTTGCGTGCGTGGGGCGGTTCCCTGTTCGATTCCGGCATGTCGCCTTGGCCGTTGCTTTTCGCCCAGCAGGGAACCGGGCTCTACTACGCCTTCGTGAATTCCACGGGTGAAGGGAAGGCCGTGCTGCTGGCGCTTTTCTTCGCCTCGATCTTCAGCTGGTCCGTGATGGTCACGAAGTTCCGCATGTTGCGTTTCGCGACGCGGCAATCGGCGCGGTTTTCCGCGTTGTTCCGCCGGGATCGCCAGCCGCTGCGCCTGTTCGAGACCGGCGTGCGGTTCGAGGGCTCGCCGCTTTTCCGAATCTACGACGCGGGCGTATCCGAGCTGTGTTTCCAGATGCTGGGGTCGACGGAGGTCGACGAGACGTTTCACGCCCGCCTGGCGGATGCGCCGAAGATCACGCCCGCGCAGATGCGCTCGGTAACGGCCGCGATGGAGCGGGCGGTCGGCGAAAGCGCGCTGGCGCTCGAGGGGCAGATGAACGTGCTGACGATGGCCGTGAGCGGTGCGCCATTTATCGGCCTGCTCGGAACGGTGTGGGGCGTGATGGATGCCTTTAGCGGCATCGCCGCGGCGGGCAATGCGAGTCTCTCCGCGATGGCGCCGGGCGTGTCCGGCGCATTGATCACGACGGTGACGGGCCTGCTGGTCGCGATCCCGGCCATGTTCGGCTACAATTTCCTCGTGACGAGCATTCGCTCGGTAGTGGTGGAGTGCGACAATTTCGCCGCGGAACTCGCGAGCGAAATCGAACACCGCTACGTCGAGCACAACCCGGCCACCGCCGCCGCGCGTCGCGGAGTCCACAGCTGAGCCATGCGCCGTTATTCCGATCGCTCCAATCTCACCGCGCTCGCGGAGCTGAACGTCACACCGCTCCTCGATCTCGCCTTCGTGCTGCTGATCATTTTCATGATCACCACTCCGCTCATCGAGAACAGCATGGATCTCGTCGTGCCCACGAGCGCGACCGCGAAGACGCCCGTCAATCCCAGCGAAGTCCAGATCGTCTCGATCGATCGCAATGCGGTGATCAAACTCAACGAAGTCGAGATCACGCCCGAGGCGCTCGAGCAAAAGCTCGCGGAGCTGAAGCGCACGAAGCCGGATGTCGCCGTCGCCGTGCGCCCGCACAATGAACTGCCGGTGCAGAAATTCATCGCGGTGATGGATATCCTCAAAAAGGTCGGCATCACGAAGCTGGGCATCATGGCGCGTCCGCCGGAGTCCGCGGCGGGCGGAACACCGCCTTCCCCATAATGCCCGTTCGGCACGATCTGCGCGATCCCGAGCGGCGACGGGCGCAGCGCAGCTTTCGCGTGACCTTCGCCCTCGTGGCGCTGCTGCACATCGC comes from the Chthoniobacterales bacterium genome and includes:
- a CDS encoding MotA/TolQ/ExbB proton channel family protein, giving the protein MSPWPLLFAQQGTGLYYAFVNSTGEGKAVLLALFFASIFSWSVMVTKFRMLRFATRQSARFSALFRRDRQPLRLFETGVRFEGSPLFRIYDAGVSELCFQMLGSTEVDETFHARLADAPKITPAQMRSVTAAMERAVGESALALEGQMNVLTMAVSGAPFIGLLGTVWGVMDAFSGIAAAGNASLSAMAPGVSGALITTVTGLLVAIPAMFGYNFLVTSIRSVVVECDNFAAELASEIEHRYVEHNPATAAARRGVHS
- a CDS encoding biopolymer transporter ExbD, which codes for MRRYSDRSNLTALAELNVTPLLDLAFVLLIIFMITTPLIENSMDLVVPTSATAKTPVNPSEVQIVSIDRNAVIKLNEVEITPEALEQKLAELKRTKPDVAVAVRPHNELPVQKFIAVMDILKKVGITKLGIMARPPESAAGGTPPSP